Proteins from a single region of Kogia breviceps isolate mKogBre1 chromosome 5, mKogBre1 haplotype 1, whole genome shotgun sequence:
- the LOC136794301 gene encoding developmental pluripotency-associated protein 3-like — protein sequence MKLDFSLTTELQAVTRLPVDSSEVNPTWTLESPQTSIDENSQAIPVAFQPMSEVLTRNLSNLMPNPSIKLPLILPECLPQPTGRLPGETIPYRRGVRTMLTDRRDKIERLIQSIKKHYGKGVPRSDSQREPWQNDVETQSRGQRFRSSCHFCWFHRDPSEDNYENYYNNKYYSNYDMELKEP from the exons ATGAAGTTGGATTTTTCTCTCACTACG GAACTTCAAGCTGTGACAAGACTCCCAGTGGATTCATCTGAGGTTAACCCAACCTGGACCCTGGAGTCTCCTCAAACGTCCATTGATGAAAATTCCCAGGCAATTCCAGTTGCCTTTCAACCTATGTCTGAAGTGTTAACAAGGAACCTCAGTAACCTGATGCCCAACCCTAGTATCAAATTGCCATTAATTCTACCAGAATGTCTACCTCAACCAACTGGGCGGTTACCTGGTGAAACCATACCCTATAGGAGAGGGGTGAGGACCATGTTAACTGATCGGAGAGATAAGATAGAACGTCTGATTCAATCTATTAAAAAACACTACGGCAAAGGAGTTCCTCGGTCTGACTCTCAAAGAGAACCATGGCAGAATGATGTTGAGACTCAGTCAAGAGGGCAAAGATTTAGAAGTAGCTGTCATTTTTGCTGGTTTCATAGAGATCCTTCTGAGGATAATTATGAGAATTATTACAACAATAAGTATTACAGTAATTATGACATGGAGCTGAAGGAGCCATAA